One window from the genome of Hydra vulgaris chromosome 02, alternate assembly HydraT2T_AEP encodes:
- the LOC136076106 gene encoding piggyBac transposable element-derived protein 3-like, which yields MVRYFGPHPLKQAIREKPERYGWKVWCLATAEGELLACQPYAGLKTKIKNNGLGQAPDVVLSLSEQYGLKKGTKVACDNLFTSFDLLDYMGEHGWGVVGTVRQNRLVGVPMPTKKQAKKEMTRGTMKSVYDNNNCVTIWMDSKAVVLASNYTGPNPAGILFHFKVFARGTVARTRHTSSFLVPVW from the exons ATGGTCAGATATTTTGGACCTCATCCACTGAAACAAGCCATTCGAGAAAAGCCTGAAAG GTATGGCTGGAAGGTTTGGTGTCTAGCAACTGCTGAGGGAGAACTTTTGGCCTGTCAGCCTTATGCTgggttgaaaacaaaaattaaaaacaatgggCTAGGTCAGGCCCCAGATGTTGTTTTGAGTCTTTCTGAACAGTATGGTTTGAAGAAAGGGACCAAAGTAGCCTGTGATAATCTTTTTACATCTTTTGATCTTCTTGATTATATGGGAGAACATGGCTGGGGCGTTGTAG GTACTGTCCGGCAGAACAGGCTTGTAGGTGTACCGATGCCTACTAAGAAGCAGGCTAAAAAGGAAATGACCAGAGGTACTATGAAATCGGTTTATGATAATAACAACTGTGTAACCATCTGGATGGATAGCAAAGCTGTAGTACTTGCGAGTAATTATACTGGTCCTAACCCTGCGggtattttgtttcattttaaa GTATTTGCGAGAGGTACAGTGGCAAGGACAAGGCATACATCAAGCTTTCTTGTCCCCGTATGGTGA